In the Mastacembelus armatus chromosome 16, fMasArm1.2, whole genome shotgun sequence genome, AGGAAAATCATTTGCAGTTGTAAACATAACATCTTTAAATAAAGATTTACTCTATTTGATGGGAGATAAACATAATTAACAAACCCAACAGAATTCATTTTCCTGATGTCTGTATGTCTGCAGAGGCACGTTCCTGACAGGGTTCACTAGCTGTGCGTGTTGAGTGTTGACAGCCAGGCCATTAAATGTGAAACCCCGGCTCGGACTAAAGCACAAGCACTGGTCAATGGAGctctgagtgtttgtgtgtaagagtGCAAGCAGAGAAGGATACAGTACAAGCATAAGCACAGCACACATGCAATAATATAACTTGAATATACAAACTCAAAAGCCTGTGCCCTTTGCCAAACCCTCAAAGCAAATCTAGCCTGCAGATTAATCAGAATACAAAATAAGACAAgatcatataaaaaaataacgACAAATATCCCATAGTAGAAAACTATTTTATGTGGGCTACAAAGAGGTGGTGGGTTCGGGTGAGGTGCTGTCTGGTTTTTACATGATGGAGCAGTTCTCCGGCTTGACACGACCCTGAAATAGGAAGGAACAAAATGAAGCATTAAATGTGAATGTGCATCCTTTTACACGTTTTCTCCTCTTCAGATAAAAAGCTAATTAACAGTGAGGATGAAGGCCGAAAATATTTTACTAGTTAGTGGAGAACACAAAGGACTGAATCCAAATGTCCACCCTCAGGACTTGTAGGTTGGTCCTTGTGGCATCATCCTGTCAAATTTGAAAGGCTCTTAAggccctttttctttttcttattacaGATGACCATATTATCATAtggttaaatataattttgaacATCTGACCATATGTTTGGAAGTTTTACGTTCTTCTTGTGTCACAGATTTAAAACAGGTGCCACAACCTTTCCTCCTCGTGGACTTGAATTGTGGATTTGGACAGTCCTAGGCACTAGCAGATGTCTTGGGAACATGCCTGTTAAGTCTGAAGATCTGCTAGTCTGGTCAGGTCTGGACATTTGGATTCAGCATTAAAAACGTGATTTTAAATTGGACCATGAAAGCAAAGAGAATgattcagtatttttaaaaacaaccaccttcatacagtacataaaaccCTGTTTCTGGTTTTGTCAGAAATACAGTGCTGTTCTGCTTTATGCTGTGATATTACTGTTCATACCTGTCTGGGCTCGTTGGTGCCCATGAAGAAGGAATGTCCTACAACACCTTCAGGTAGACCACCACTGCAGCCAACACCTGCGCCACGCTCTGATGGCTGTCCACAGGAATCGCAGATCACTTTGCGGCTCCGCAGGTTGTATTCATTCTCTGCACCACTTGTGCTGTGAGCTCCCTGCAGGGGGCGACATACAACAGGGCGAGTTACTTTAAACTGCTGCCTGACGCCGCAACAGTCAGTGATCTGAGAGCTGCACTGATGATGTTTTGAGATTTGCTGGATTAttcaaaagcaacaaaagagGATGTCATGTTACCATCTCATCATCTTCATCGTCTTGGAACAGAGTGCGAGTCACTTTCCTCATGGCCATTTCCTGGtagaaaaccacaacaaaatgTTAAGTTATTGAAGCTAAAAGGAccaaaaatgtgcatttaaggATAAGTACAGTCAGACCTCTCCATTGGCACTGATGAGGGTGGTCTGCAGAAGGTCGCCAGTGCCCCAGGAGTTCTGGGTCTTCCACAGCAGGTCAGTGGGAGGGTTGTGGCTTGCACCACTAGATGCAGCCCAGACCTGCAAAGAGTTTGCAAGTAATGATGTGTTTGACTAACAATTGTTGAGCTTCTGCTGACATAGGTGAACAAACAAAGGATAAAAGTGTCCTGTGGACTGTGATTTATGGAGTTTGTCCCAGACACATTAAATTTCCTTCCACAATTGCaaaattctttttttccagGATATATTTTTAACTTGCATTTTTTGCATCCATGTTTCTTTTCCCCTGCATTCTGCAGGCACACTGCTACTTCTCTTGGTACATTGCCAAAGCTTAAAAATCAGTTGCAGGAATGTGTTTTATGTCGCCTGCATGGTTGAAGATGTCAGTGTCTTTATGATGGAAACAGTCAAATTAAAAATGGAACTATCAGCTGATGTAACTTACAGTGACAGTTGCTCCAGCCTTCAGGGTGAACTTTGGAGGAAACTTGTAGACAATGGGGGTAGAGTTCCCGACTTGTCTCTTCACCTGCCAGTTGCCCAGTAGTTGATCCTACATGAGGGAaatttaaagacaaatgaagAATTAGACTGAATTCAAATGGATTTCAGACCAAGTCTTTCTACAGGCTGAAAGGGCACAGACATCTTACTACACTTATTTTAAGTTCATACGTATTCAGCTTTTAAAGTCATTCAAAAATTACAATATCATTACCACATtatctctcttctgttttttgaagtacatttacatacatttgcCCTGAGAGGCATGGACCTATTGCCAGGGGGTGCAAAGCATGCTTGAGTACTGGTAGCATAAAACTCTCTTTCAAACTGGGGAAACTTTTCCATATTTCTCAGAACCCTTAGAAAAAGTTTCTCTTTTTTAGTGTGGCCACAATGCAGGAACAGAGAACTATAATAGTTCTTAGAACAGTGTTTTGAGTGATTATTTTAGCTCCTATTTCAGCATAGGTAATTTTCAGTACAATAGGAACCATAAGTGAAtgtacatttacattcattCATCAAACAACTTAAGCCAATGCAGCACCAACAACTGCTATTTTTTAAAGACAGTTTTAGTAGTGTAGACAACAGCTTTCACATGGAAAAAGACTCACAAATGGAAGCGACAGAGGACATTTTGAGAGATCTTGACAGATCAAAgagaaatgtggaaattttCTCCagcagaaaaagtttgggaaccactgatGTCACCTTTGTGAGTGCAGCCTCAGTGCTGTGAAATTACCTTAAAACCAGTTTGAAAAGGTTTGAAAACCCAGCTGATGAACTCACCTCGTCAGCCTTGTTGCTGAGACGGATGTACTTGCCCTCCAGATCAACCTCATCCACCGTGATGCGGCCACTAGCTGAGGCGTGCTGACTAATGCGAGTCTTGGTCACAGAGCCACCCACCAGGCTGGAGGTCTCACTGTCATTTTCATTGAGGCGGCGCTTCTTGGTGCTTACTGTGCCGGAGGAGTTGCGGCTGCTGGAGCCGGAGGTGGTGGAGTGGAGCAGGCGGCTGGTGTGAGCGTGACCAGAGCCAGAGGTCCTTGTCACTGTGACCTTGGTGGGTGGAGGGCTGGGTGACAGACGCAGCCTGGcgagggaaagaggaagagatttAGATATGAACAACAGGAGTCAATGTAACATACTGATATAATCTCATTTTGTAAAACCAACATGTTATATGCCATCCTCTGTTCAGGCAGTCTCATGCCTAATATATTCACGTAATACTCCAAGAGCCTAAACCAGACCTGATTGAGGAGAAACTGGCTTTGCTGTTAGTGCAGCAATCTCAGGGAATAATCAAAACACTTTGAGTCTATAACTTTAACACGATTCCTACAAATAACCATGTGTGACTGCCAGTGATTCAATTTTTCCTGAGCTTGCAGCATGTTCACTATCAGACTTCTGTCATGTTAACTGACTGTTGCTGTAATTTTTTAATTATGTTCTATATCTAATGTatacaaactgaacaaattaCTGTCACACTGACCTTGCTGCTGCAATTGTTCCCAGTACTGTTAAAACAAAGTTGGACTTATACTACCATTTAAAATATCATTGTATCCTGCAGCATTAAGATTTGCCCAAATTTTGACAAACAGCCCAGAACAAAAGTGTCCCAATGTATTTGAGCACTgattaatttttacattttttgtatttcatcTGAAATGGAGATGCATAAAAATGTAGCACTGTGTCCTAGAGGTTCAGTATGCTCCCCTTATACCTACAACCAATTCTTCACTAGCTCCTGATCTCTGTCTTCTCTTAACAACCTGTAGTGTCTGTTTTATAAGcactcacctctcctcctctccctccagcAGCTTTCTATAAGCATGAATCTCCATGTCCAGGGCCAGTTTGATGTCCAGAAGCTCCTGGTACtcatccagctgctgctgcatcctGGCTCGGATTACAACCATCTCCTGCTCTTTATCATCTAGTCGCCGCCTCATCAGGTCCCTCTCCCTTGCCAGAGCCTCCTCCAGCTCCCGCACTTTGGCCTCACTCGCTGACAGCTGATTtagagagaacacacacacgcacgcacgcacgcacgcacgcacacacacacaggttgcTCACAGGCCAATTAAGCATTTTTATACTGCAGACACTGGTTGGTGTGGTAAGTCAGGGGAAGCTTAATGCTGAATTAATCAGTGGTGCTTAGAGGTGTAGAAACAGCTAAAACAGTGTTTAGGAGCATTCATGTCATATCAGTTAGTTGCACAGCAGTGTGGAcaataaaaagataaagataaagattGGACTTGCTGACAGTGGTATGTGTGTACCTGTTTCTGCAGCTGGGTGAGCTGGCCGGACATGCCCTCAATTCGAATACGGGtctgctgcagctcttcatGAGCAGCTCCCACCAAGTGGCTGTTCCTGTCAGCAGACTGACGGGCGTTCTccagctgacagacagagagatggtACAGTCAGCTGTCAGCAGTGACAGCGAGGCAGTGGCACCAGCTACTAACAGAACGCTGTTCCAGAGATAATACACTCACCTAAATCTTTACTGTTAAGCTAACTAATTTACTAACAGCAATTCCCAAAATAGATTTTCTCAAGGGgtccagaaaaaacaaatcagtttaGCTATGATTTATAATTCAATTCCAATGACAaaacttctgttttatttatctacATTTCTTATTGAGATTCCCATAGGACTGATTATCCCAATTAAATTAATTCCCATCCTGTGTGTAGATGAAAGGCAAACGGCAAAGGAGAGAAGAATTTTCCTACACTGAAATAAACTGAGACACTGACTGTGTAATAAGGATGTTAATTAACATTTTGTATTATCTATATTGTGGGCCATTTAACAAggaaagcacaaacacacaaagctggaCTACTACAGACTTCGTAACAGCCTCTACTTTGACTCTAGGTGGTGACGGAGCCTGTGCCCCGCAGCATCCTGACAAACCTTAGAGTTGTAGGTCTTCTCAAGCTCCTCCTTGTAGAGGCGAACCTGGTCTTCATGCTGGGCTCTCATCTCAACCAAGGCCTCGGCCAGCTTGCTCTCAAACTCATGCTGACGTCCACTGTCAATCTCTACCACGCGAGACTCGTGACGACGCTTGGATTCACGCAGCTCCTAAAGACAccaacagacagaggaagacTAACATATGATGCTAAATAACATATGACCCTTTAAAGGAGTAGGCTGACAGAGTTGTATTGATTTGACTTTCTCAGCTATACTTTAACACAACTTTATTAAAGTACAAAAGAGcaatttgtattgatttttttttctcccaggttgtataaacaatttaaaagacTCCATCTATAAAAACCTGCTATGGTCAGTGAACCTAATTAGCCAGTTTATGTGCAGTGATAAGTTATTTAGAGGTACAGAGCACTAACAGATAAATCTACTGCGACCTTTAAGCGgtcctaataataataatgtttaaatctttggggaaaaaaaacatctcttgCCAGTTCTGGTATGGACTTGACAAAAGTAAGAAACTGTGGCTTACATGTAATTAGACCAAGTATTGACATCTCAAGATTTGAGTACAAGCTttgttttagcatttttctaatgtgaaaataaacctaaaataaagacaaactgagagagaaaaaagtgcTGGTGGGAGACAGATCTGATGGGGGCATGGAAATGCAAACAAGTAGGTGGTTGGAAGTGAATCAATTTCCTGTGGAAAAGATGAAAAGCTGGATAGATGATTTACAAAGCTGACTATAAACAGAAGGGTTAAG is a window encoding:
- the lmna gene encoding lamin, translated to METPSQKRTSRGHTTSLSPARITRLQEKEDLCNLNDRLAVYIEKVRSLEAENAGLRLRITESESSVTRDLSGMKTAYETELADARKTLDQVAKERARLQLELGKIREEHKELKARNSKKESDLEAALARLRDLEALLNSKDASLTTALGEKRSLEAEVKDLKAQLAKLEGNLADAKRQLQDEMLRRVDAENRLQTLKEELEFQKNIYNEELRESKRRHESRVVEIDSGRQHEFESKLAEALVEMRAQHEDQVRLYKEELEKTYNSKLENARQSADRNSHLVGAAHEELQQTRIRIEGMSGQLTQLQKQLSASEAKVRELEEALARERDLMRRRLDDKEQEMVVIRARMQQQLDEYQELLDIKLALDMEIHAYRKLLEGEEERLRLSPSPPPTKVTVTRTSGSGHAHTSRLLHSTTSGSSSRNSSGTVSTKKRRLNENDSETSSLVGGSVTKTRISQHASASGRITVDEVDLEGKYIRLSNKADEDQLLGNWQVKRQVGNSTPIVYKFPPKFTLKAGATVTVWAASSGASHNPPTDLLWKTQNSWGTGDLLQTTLISANGEEMAMRKVTRTLFQDDEDDEMGAHSTSGAENEYNLRSRKVICDSCGQPSERGAGVGCSGGLPEGVVGHSFFMGTNEPRQGRVKPENCSIM